The genomic stretch ACAATTTTTCTATCAAATGCATGCTAGCATGACCAAGTTTCCTATGCCATAGCCATGGATCATcaaacatagaatttaagaaaatatgacCATCTATCTTTTTAAAACCATCAAGGATTTAAAAATTTCCATATCTTTTTCCAGGAAGGACTATTTTACCTAATTCGTCTTCAATAGCACAACttgttttcttaaaatttacctcatatcCCGAGTCGCCTAGTTGGCTTATGCTCAGGAGATTGTAGTTGAGTCCATCGACGAGATAAACTTCAGTGATGTCACAGTTGTTATTGAAGGGAATTGTTCTGGTACcaattattttaccttttgagtCATCCCCAAACTTAATACTTCCTCCATCAATTTTTGTAACTTCTTTGAACAGGTTTTTTGTCGCCTGTCATATGACTGGAATATGCACTGTCTAGATACCACTTTCTTTGCGGCTTATTTTGTAGTGTTCCTGCAAAACAAAGTGATtactttcttttaggtacccaagcttgctTGGGTCCTGGAGTGTTAGTATTACTAGATTCAGAATTATTTTTTGGTTTCCAAACCCATCCTGAAACGTTTgctttatgaaaatgacaaaaaaaatatttttgcccACTTTTGTTATAGTAGTGACACGTAACTTCTGACCCACCTTTAGATCTTTCATTAGTGTTAGTACTAGTGGACTTAGTTCTAGCTGGTCATTTTTCAGTTGACTTGTAAGTCGTCTGGTTTGACCTGATAGAACTGTGACTGGTGAATTTGCGCATGCCATTGAGTTGCATTTgcaattcctcaaactcttcttgaAGTACTTCTTTTTCGATTTCACATACTTCATGTTTGAGTTTCCATTCTTTAACCTCTTTAGTTAGTCTCTTAAGCTCATTCATCATTTTTTAAAGACTCTTTCAAAGTTAAATCAAGAATATCCTGCAATTCATTGCATCTTTCACAGTTATAAGATCTTACCTCACTTGTTTCATCTCGTGCCATGAAACAATTTTCATTCTCTTCATTCGAAGTGTCCTCATCTATCTAGCATCTTGAGGATTTGTTCATTTCGTTTTCCAGAATCGTCATGAAGCAAAGATTTGCTATCTCTTCGTGGTCTGAACTATCCTCGTCACTCCAGCTTCCAAAGTATTTGTTCTTGTTAAAGCCTCTATAGATCTTCCTTTTCAGTTCTGGGCACTCAGCTTGAATGTGCCCAAAtcttccacactcatagcaattTCCATCATTCTTGTCATGTTCGTTGTATTGCCTGAATCGACTTAGTGGAATTCTTCCTTTATTTGTATTTCTGAATCTTCTCATTAATCCATCCATGTTTCTTGATAGCATAGCAATCTCTTCTTGTAGAGCTTCAGGATCATCATCAATCTCGTTTTCAGCTATTTCAGTTGAAGTCTTGAATgcaactattttctttttttcttcttgagaTGCGTCTTTTCAAAAGCTATGAGTTCTCCTCGTAGTTCATCATAAGATAATTTGTTTAGATCCTGAGATTCCACTGTGACTACTTTGGTCTGCCAAGTGGTTGGCAGACTTCTGAGAATTTTTCTAACTTGATCACCACTGGTATAAGGCTTGCCAAATGCCTTTAGATCgctaattattttgctaaacctgGCAAACATCTCTTCAATAGATTCTCCTTCTTTCATTGAGAAGAATTCGTAATCATGAACCAACATGTTAATATGTGTTTCCTTTACTTTGTTGGTTCCTTCATATGTGACCTCAAGCTTGTCCCACATTTCTTTGGTTGTGTCACAGCTTGAGATTTTCTCATATTCTTCACCACTTATAATATTATGAAGCAGATTTCTCGCTTTATTGTTAACTTGTACCACTTCCATTTGCTCTTTTGTATATGAATCTATATCTTCAGGATCAACAAGTGGTGGAGTAGCAGCTGGTAAGGGAtagttcccctttttgatgactcTCCAAACTTTGACGTCATAGGCCTTGGCAAAGATCTTCATCCGCACTTTCCAATAAGAGAAATATTGTCCATTGAAGTATGGTGGtctaacttgtgaagttccttccTGAAAGAGAGCTCTTATGATAACTTGATttgccatgatcttttctcacaagcTGTTAAGCAAAAGTAGAATGTGAGCcttgctctaataccaattttaagtacaagaggggggaggtgaattgtatatttttaaacttaatctctTATTAGTCGACTAGTTTAtcaattagtcgactagatgTAATGACTTAAAAATTATAATAGTAGAAAGTAAAACACAGAAAGTAAGTGCAGAAATAAAAGACACCAGAATTTTATACTGGTttggattcaatgtgaatcctagtccagtccccttgggttacaagggagttctctttagtaAATGCGTTTCTCCGAGTACAATGGAAATGACTTGATAACTCAGTTCCTATAACACtcgtctcttttgatacaatgtcTCACTGGTGTTGTACTCTCCTTTTTTCTCTGACTTGTTACACAACAGATCTTAAAGAACTACAATGTTTGTTTGTAGTAAAATAAAGAGAGGGTtttttggttcgatcaaagtatgttTATCTAAGGCTTGAAGCTGGGTATAAATACTTTGGTGAAGATCGTTTGTTGACGAGGtttgacaacccaagagatttgatccttggaaaaagattgattctttccaagattAAGATTGCTTGTCGTTACTCTTCCTTGATAGCTTTCCTTCAACAGTTGTTTATGATGAAGGTTTATTCCTTGATTGTTGGTCCTTCCGAAATTAGCCGCTCAACAACTCTTCACAGAATCTTCGATCTTCCGGATTTGAATGTGTTGGCCTTGATTAACGCCTTAAGTTTAGGGTTGCTTGATTCTTTCCATCGCAGCTGTCCGTGATCGTTGCTGACTGATTtgttgattaatttctttccttaggCATCCAGATTTGTTGATTGATTCGTAATCtttgctgattgatttctttccttaagcatCAAGATTGACTTCAGCGATCTTGTAGTAGCTCCTTGATTCCTTGTTCTTCTGTAATTGATTTTCTACACagatatattatttgcatcattaaaactAGATCTAACAACTTTCTCCTTCTTATCTCCATCAGTTTTAGCAGGTTTTTGTTGAGTAGTTTGTCCAGGAAATAGAGCACCAATAGTTTTGAAAGCCATTGCTGAAGCAGCTCCAAATGACAAacctaataataataaaaaaaaaattaaaaaaaaaaaaaaagcaaaacacATATATACGTACCATTAGCAAGAAACTCTTAAGAAATTGAAAAACAACATCAATGTATCAAAATACCATTAGAAAACtctttgtatattttctttttctaaacaaaaactgtaaaaaaaaaaaatcatttgttTACTAGGAAAAAATATCATAAACAAGAGAATAAAGATTAGTTATAGAAGATCTATAAATTGTTAAATCACCTGTAGAAGATCTTACGAAAAAATTTATGTAGATGATCTTACTAGttatttatattttgtttttggTTGTCCATGTAAATTATAAACATATTAAAAAAACAAGGCATTAATAATTTTACAACAGAAATCTTTTATGACATACCCCATAAAATACCATCACTGGAATCTCTAGAATTCTGATTGCCGTATGCATAAAATTAGCGGATAATGTTAGATCAAAACAATAaaaggggagaaattcaaaaatagtcagatttacaattggtcgttcaaaaatagctcagtttttaaaataatcgaaatttagctatttttctataaagataaatctgaacgaaaacactgttcaaaacccggaaaatacaccagtatattatgttggagttccagtataaatatacttgaactctagcatattatactggagttccaggataagtatgctggaactccagcataatatgatggagttccagcataagtacactagaactccagcataatatactggagttccagcaagtatactggtccagcataatatactgaagtttggagcaccggtgctccagtctccagtatattataccggAGCCAACAAAGTTACCGGTCCAGcttaatatgctggagttcatatacaggtgcatcgaactccagtatattatgctagaccggtctctgttgcagcaaaatagtggctatttttcattgacttgataaacgctggctatttttgaatgaccagtccgaaaattggctataccgtgctattagGTAAAGGAACCATTGCATCAGAGGTGGATCCAGGATTTTCAATAGTAACTGattttatattaaaatatttatagatatttagtgaatttttcaAACACATATATATTTGAACAAAAGTTTATTTGGTTCACGCAAATTGTATGTCGCAAGGTGGATTCGCATAAACGCTTAACAACGAACACAAAAAAATTAAAGAGAAGATCACAAGAAtataaattaggagaaaatcaaGTAACAGAATCAAATATCAAATATATAGGTTTAAGAAATTGCTAACCAGCCATGTCGATTTCTTAATTAATGAGATAGGTGACATATATGATTCTTTTTATATAATGAGTGGAGTATGTTCCAAGAAATTTTATTGGAGTAACCTTCAAGTAATTTTGCCCTCATATGGAACTTCAAAGT from Nicotiana sylvestris chromosome 12, ASM39365v2, whole genome shotgun sequence encodes the following:
- the LOC138882738 gene encoding uncharacterized protein, which gives rise to MANQVIIRALFQEGTSQVRPPYFNGQYFSYWKVRMKIFAKAYDVKVWRVIKKGNYPLPAATPPLVDPEDIDSYTKEQMEVVQVNNKARNLLHNIISGEEYEKISSCDTTKEMWDKLEVTYEGTNKVKETHINMLVHDYEFFSMKEGESIEEMFARFSKIISDLKAFGKPYTSGDQVRKILRTENEIDDDPEALQEEIAMLSRNMDGLMRRFRNTNKGRIPLSRFRQYNEHDKNDGNCYECGRFGHIQAECPELKRKIYRGFNKNKYFGSWSDEDSSDHEEIANLCFMTILENEMNKSSRC